The following are encoded in a window of Massilia sp. R2A-15 genomic DNA:
- the argF gene encoding ornithine carbamoyltransferase, with product MSTNKPIKHFLQFSDFTLAEFEYVIERAKIIKRKFKSYEIYHPLIDRTLVMVFEKNSTRTRLSFEAGMHQLGGAAIYLNTRDSQLGRGEPVEDAGQVMSRMCDIIMVRTFGQEIIERFAANSRVPVINGLTNEHHPCQVLADVFTFVEHRGSIAGKTVAWIGDANNMLYSWLQAAEVFGFHLNVSTPKGYDIDMSQVATKRFTFFDNPSDACEGAHLVNTDVWTSMGYEKENAERLQAFAGFMVDAPKMARASPDALFMHCLPAHRGEEVSADVIDGPQSVVWDEAENRLHVQKALIEYLLLGEISGR from the coding sequence ATGTCCACCAATAAACCCATCAAGCACTTCCTCCAGTTCTCCGACTTCACGCTGGCCGAATTCGAGTACGTGATCGAACGCGCCAAGATCATCAAGCGCAAGTTCAAGAGCTACGAGATCTACCACCCGCTGATCGACCGCACCCTGGTGATGGTGTTCGAGAAGAACTCGACCCGCACCCGCCTGTCGTTCGAGGCGGGCATGCACCAGCTGGGCGGCGCCGCGATCTACCTGAACACGCGCGACAGCCAGCTCGGACGCGGCGAGCCGGTCGAAGACGCCGGCCAGGTCATGAGCCGTATGTGCGACATCATCATGGTGCGCACCTTCGGCCAGGAGATCATCGAGCGCTTCGCCGCCAATTCGCGCGTCCCCGTCATCAACGGCCTGACCAACGAACACCATCCGTGCCAGGTGCTGGCCGACGTGTTCACCTTCGTCGAGCACCGCGGCTCGATCGCCGGCAAGACCGTGGCCTGGATCGGCGACGCCAACAACATGCTGTACTCGTGGCTGCAGGCTGCCGAGGTGTTCGGCTTCCACCTGAACGTGTCCACGCCGAAGGGCTACGACATCGACATGTCGCAGGTGGCCACCAAGCGCTTCACCTTCTTCGACAATCCATCCGACGCCTGCGAGGGCGCGCACCTGGTCAACACCGACGTCTGGACCAGCATGGGCTACGAGAAGGAGAACGCCGAGCGCCTGCAGGCCTTCGCCGGCTTCATGGTGGACGCGCCGAAGATGGCGCGCGCCAGCCCCGACGCGCTGTTCATGCACTGCCTGCCCGCCCACCGCGGCGAGGAAGTGTCGGCCGACGTCATCGACGGCCCGCAGTCGGTGGTGTGGGACGAGGCGGAAAACCGACTGCACGTGCAGAAGGCGCTGATCGAATACCTGCTGCTCGGCGAAATCTCCGGGCGCTGA